From a single Notolabrus celidotus isolate fNotCel1 chromosome 7, fNotCel1.pri, whole genome shotgun sequence genomic region:
- the poll gene encoding DNA polymerase lambda, whose amino-acid sequence MEPRHGIMKAFPKVKRAKVFQGKDAPPVKKKPDECEVTGDTFNGVTVYILPAGVGNARCQIFQRQIQQNGGQTESSLCPRVTHVVVNDDMDRDRALRLLKVDSMPSGVQLVKCTWLSMCISEKQLLDVSSYSLLLPPREPETQHETIEEVPKVEPAAERVLEAVSEQTKPEEIIDETLIDTAEEVKGEEDGVSQDDLEALISGHHPKEETPGPSLDPGPDCTAQKVVSGKWVCAHSSESKTNNFNKHITDKLEVLAKAYTHQGDKWRALSYSKAVNALKSYHKPITSYQEACQIPGIGTRMADKIDEIMESGHLRKIDHIGEAVPVLELFTNIWGAGAKTAQLWYQQGFRTLEDIRTKAHLSNTQKIGLKHYDDLLDRMPREEAGAIEKLVRDAVHAIDPHLVAMACGSYRRRKATCGDVDVLITHPDGKSHKGIFSKVLQCLHDSGFLTDDLVSHEENGEQKKYMGVCRLPGPGQRHRRLDIIIVPYNEFACAIMYFTGSAHFNRSMRAMAKTKNMSLSEHSLNKDVVRQGTLKMYAGSPLTTQTEKDVFSLLGIPYREPHERDW is encoded by the exons ATGGAGCCACGACATGGGATTATGAAAGCCTTTCCCAAAGTTAAAAGAGCCAAAGTGTTTCAAGGGAAGGATGCTCCTCCAGTAAAGAAGAAACCAGATGAATGTGAAGTCACAG GAGACACCTTTAATGGCGTCACAGTGTACATTCTGCCTGCTGGAGTAGGAAATGCCAGATGCCAGATTTTCCAGAGACAAATTCAGCAGAATGGAGGACAGACCGAGAGTTCACTGTGTCCACGGGTCACTCATGTTGTGGTGAATGACGACATGGACAGGGACAGGGCTCTGCGCCTGCTCAAAGTGGATAGCATGCCCTCTGGAGTCCAGTTGGTGAAATGCACTTGGTTGAGCATGTGCATCAGTGAGAAACAACTTCTGGATGTTTCCAGCTATAGCCTTCTTTTACCCCCGAG GGAAcctgaaacacaacatgaaacaatTGAGGAGGTACCGAAGGTCGAACCTGCTGCAGAACGTGTTTTAGAGGCAGTGTCTGAGCAAACTAAGCCAGAAGAGATCATAGATGAG ACACTAATTGACACAGCAGAAGAAGTGAAGGGAGAGGAAGATGGGGTCTCTCAGGATGACCTAGAAGCTCTTATTTCTGGCCATCACCCCAAGGAAGAGACCCCTGGCCCAAGCCTGGACCCTGGTCCAGACTGTACTGCTCAGAAAGTGGTCTCAGGAAAATGGGTCTGTGCCCATTCCTCTGAGTCAAAAACGAATAACTTCAACAAGCACATCACAGACAAACTAGAAGTGCTGGCCAAGGCCTATACACACCAGGGGGACAAGTGGAGGGCGCTCAGCTACTCCAAGGCTGTCAACGCACTGAAGAGTTACCACAAGCCGATCACGTCATATCAG gAGGCATGTCAGATCCCTGGAATTGGAACACGCATGGCAGACAAGATTGATGAGATCATGGAGAGCGGTCACCTGAGGAAGATAGATCACATCGGGGAGGCCGTGCCAGTGTTGGAGCTTTTTACTAACATCTGGGGCGCAGGAGCTAAAACTGCCCAGCTGTGGTACCAACAG GGATTTCGCACATTGGAAGACATTCGCACTAAAGCCCATCTGAGCAACACTCAGAAAATAGGACTCAAGCACTACGATGATTTGCTGGACCGAATGCCCAGAGAAGAAGCTGGCGCCATAGAGAAATTG GTGAGAGATGCTGTCCATGCAATAGACCCACACCTGGTGGCGATGGCATGTGGCTCCTATCGTCGAAGGAAGGCCACATGTGGAGACGTTGACGTGCTTATAACTCACCCTGATGGCAAGTCCCACAAGGGCATTTTCAGTAAAGTTCTGCAGTGCCTCCATGACAGCG GTTTTTTGACGGACGACCTAGTTAGCCATGAAGAGAATGGGGAGCAGAAGAAATACATGGGTGTTTGCCGGCTTCCAGGACCTGGCCAACGCCACCGCAGACTGGACATCATAATAGTGCCCTACAATGAGTTTGCCTGTGCTATCATGTATTTCACCGGCTCAGCACACTTCAACCGTTCAATGAGAGCCATGgcaaagacaaaaaacatgAGCTTATCAGAACACTCGCTGAACAAGGACGTAGTGCGTCAAGGTACCTTAAAAATGTACGCCGGAAGTCCTCTTACTACACAGACAGAGAAGGATGTTTTTAGTCTTTTAGGCATACCTTACAGGGAGCCTCATGAAAGGGACTGGTGA
- the wbp1lb gene encoding WW domain binding protein 1-like b isoform X2, protein MLHHLGPALSLLHCEGVNNQTYICESGHCCGESQCCSYYYELWWFWLVWAIIFILSCCCVCHHRRTKHRLQQQQRQHEINLIAYREAHNYPSVPFYFRFLPNYLLPDYEEVVNRPPTPPPPYSALHTGPSSVASSPQAPEQQEGHCPTTQSTAVAPVSDSQSCRPSTDEPQPPTLDFQPKPDNKPLQTAQDPGRILLSDGVNREGYTSQEKRSGSGDDSCKDPLLKDLSEGCAEDKDRLAIGRRRRFTGDSGIEVCVCSTRGSSGFSGAGGTGHDGKELKELESLLGQEGEDDREGEEEAGDFCDSCGHRASFSVEEEQALGGQERRGARGPSAPPQPANQVGSATLHPPVCLLLHTINETEGPHHSTSTEPQG, encoded by the exons ATGCTTCATCATCTGGGACCTGCTCTG AGCCTACTGCACTGTGAAGGTGTTAACAACCAGACTTACATCTGTGAGTCGGGACACTGCTGCGGGGAGTCTCAGTGCTGCAGCTACTACTATGAGCTCTGGT GGTTCTGGTTGGTGTGGgcgattattttcattttgagcTGCTGCTGCGTGTGTCACCACCGCCGcaccaaacacagactgcagcagcaACAACGACAGCACGAGATTAATCTCATCGCTTACCGTGAAGCACACAACTACCCCTCTGTGCCCTTCTACTTCA GGTTTCTGCCAAACTACCTCCTGCCTGACTATGAAGAGGTGGTCAACCGGCCTCcaactcctccccctccctacAGTGCCTTACACACAGGCCCCTCCTCTGTGGCCTCAAGTCCACAGGCTCCTGAACAGCAGGAAGGACACTGTCCAACCACCCAGTCCACTGCGGTGGCCCCGGTCTCTGACAGTCAAAGTTGCAGACCCAGCACAGATGAACCACAACCCCCCACCTTAGACTTTCAGCCAAAGCCTGATAACAAGCCCCTGCAGACAGCACAGGATCCAGGAAGGATCCTGCTGTCAGATGGGGTAAACAGGGAGGGATATACAAGCCAAGAGAAAAGAAGTGGAAGTGGGGATGACTCCTGCAAGGACCCCCTACTGAAGGACCTGTCAGAGGGTTGTGCTGAGGACAAAGATCGTCTCGCTattggaaggaggaggagattcACAGGGGACTCTGGGATtgaggtgtgtgtttgcagcacacGTGGGAGCAGCGGCTTTAGCGGAGCTGGAGGGACGGGCCACGATGGCAAGGAGCTGAAGGAACTCGAGAGCCTGCTGGGGCAGGAAGGAGAAGACgacagggagggggaggaggaggcgggcGATTTCTGCGACAGCTGCGGTCATCGAGCCTCCTTCAgtgtggaggaggagcaggcgCTGGGTGGGCAGGAGAGGCGGGGTGCACGTGGGCCGTCAGCACCTCCTCAGCCTGCTAACCAGGTGGGCAGTGCCACGCTCCACCCACCGGTGTGCCTCCTACTCCACACCATCAACGAGACGGAGGGGCCGCACCACAGCACCAGCACTGAGCCACAAGGCTGA
- the as3mt gene encoding arsenite methyltransferase isoform X1, whose amino-acid sequence MKAGWQSALAILQYAIACAKGFVDGAIHVDVKDYYGNLVKSTSDLKSNACIAPARPIPAYIRQALMKVHAEVTAKYYGCGLVVPEGLEGCRILDLGSGSGRDCFMLSDLVGENGHITGIDMTEAQLDVARAYVDYHAKELGYKKPNVSFVQGYIEALTEAGLEKNSFDIIISNCVVNLSPDKKRVLAEAYNVLKDGGELYFSDVYSSGRLTEEIKSHKVLWGECLGGALWWKDLLQLAEEVGFSQPRLVAASLITVDNGELQKVLGDYKFVSATYRLYKVPKGDTKFCQVIYNGDITGAEGCFDFDCHYKFKAGEVVEVDGELASILTHSRFKEDFTFKPPGGPCEPCAVKPKADIVDPFQLASQLAKQNPGSATGGCCSTKSATCCK is encoded by the exons ATGAAGGCAGGGTGGCAATCTGCACTTGCAATTCTGCAATACGCCAT CGCGTGTGCCAAAGGCTTCGTGGATGGTGCCATTCACGTGGACGTCAAG GATTATTATGGCAATTTGGTGAAGAGCACCTCAGACCTGAAGTCCAATGCTTGTATCGCTCCAGCCAGGCCCATTCCTGCCTACATCCGCCAGGCTTTGATGAAAGTACATGCCGAAGTTACAGCCAa GTATTATGGCTGTGGTCTTGTGGTGCCAGAGGGCTTGGAGGGCTGCAGGATACTGGACCTGGGCAGTGGAAGTGGAAGGGACTGTTTCATGCTGAGTGATCTGGTTGGTGAGAACGGTCATATCACTGGCATCGACATGACAGAGGCCCAG CTTGATGTGGCTCGGGCATATGTGGACTATCATGCAAAAGAGCTTGGCTACAAGAAGCCCAACGTCTCCTTCGTCCAGGGCTACATTGAGGCCTTAACAGAGGCTGGTCTGGAAAAGAACTCATTTGATATAATAAT ATCCAACTGTGTGGTGAACCTCTCTCCTGACAAGAAGAGAGTGCTGGCTGAAGCCTACAATGTGCTCAAG GACGGTGGCGAGCTGTACTTCAGTGATGTCTACAGCAGTGGGAGACTGACAGAGGAGATtaaaagtcacaaagtgctgtgGG GTGAGTGTTTGGGTGGGGCACTCTGGTGGAAGGATCTGCTGCAGTTAGCTGAAGAAGTGGGCTTCAGTCAACCACGTCTGGTTGCAGCCAGTTTAATCACAGTGGACAACGGAGAACTGCAGAAAGTGCTGG GCGACTACAAGTTTGTCTCTGCCACATACCGCCTGTACAAGGTCCCTAAAGGCGACACCAAGTTCTGCCAAGTCATATATAACGGGGACATTACAGGAGCGGAGGGCTGCTTTGACTTTGACTGTCATTACAAATTCAAG GCTGGTGAAGTGGTGGAGGTCGATGGGGAGCTGGCCAGTATCCTGACCCATTCCAGATTCAAGGAAGACTTCACTTTCAAGCCACCTGGAGGCCCCTGTGAGCCCTGTGCAGTCAAACCTAAG
- the as3mt gene encoding arsenite methyltransferase isoform X2, which produces MSGEKSACAKGFVDGAIHVDVKDYYGNLVKSTSDLKSNACIAPARPIPAYIRQALMKVHAEVTAKYYGCGLVVPEGLEGCRILDLGSGSGRDCFMLSDLVGENGHITGIDMTEAQLDVARAYVDYHAKELGYKKPNVSFVQGYIEALTEAGLEKNSFDIIISNCVVNLSPDKKRVLAEAYNVLKDGGELYFSDVYSSGRLTEEIKSHKVLWGECLGGALWWKDLLQLAEEVGFSQPRLVAASLITVDNGELQKVLGDYKFVSATYRLYKVPKGDTKFCQVIYNGDITGAEGCFDFDCHYKFKAGEVVEVDGELASILTHSRFKEDFTFKPPGGPCEPCAVKPKADIVDPFQLASQLAKQNPGSATGGCCSTKSATCCK; this is translated from the exons ATGTCTGGAGAAAAGAG CGCGTGTGCCAAAGGCTTCGTGGATGGTGCCATTCACGTGGACGTCAAG GATTATTATGGCAATTTGGTGAAGAGCACCTCAGACCTGAAGTCCAATGCTTGTATCGCTCCAGCCAGGCCCATTCCTGCCTACATCCGCCAGGCTTTGATGAAAGTACATGCCGAAGTTACAGCCAa GTATTATGGCTGTGGTCTTGTGGTGCCAGAGGGCTTGGAGGGCTGCAGGATACTGGACCTGGGCAGTGGAAGTGGAAGGGACTGTTTCATGCTGAGTGATCTGGTTGGTGAGAACGGTCATATCACTGGCATCGACATGACAGAGGCCCAG CTTGATGTGGCTCGGGCATATGTGGACTATCATGCAAAAGAGCTTGGCTACAAGAAGCCCAACGTCTCCTTCGTCCAGGGCTACATTGAGGCCTTAACAGAGGCTGGTCTGGAAAAGAACTCATTTGATATAATAAT ATCCAACTGTGTGGTGAACCTCTCTCCTGACAAGAAGAGAGTGCTGGCTGAAGCCTACAATGTGCTCAAG GACGGTGGCGAGCTGTACTTCAGTGATGTCTACAGCAGTGGGAGACTGACAGAGGAGATtaaaagtcacaaagtgctgtgGG GTGAGTGTTTGGGTGGGGCACTCTGGTGGAAGGATCTGCTGCAGTTAGCTGAAGAAGTGGGCTTCAGTCAACCACGTCTGGTTGCAGCCAGTTTAATCACAGTGGACAACGGAGAACTGCAGAAAGTGCTGG GCGACTACAAGTTTGTCTCTGCCACATACCGCCTGTACAAGGTCCCTAAAGGCGACACCAAGTTCTGCCAAGTCATATATAACGGGGACATTACAGGAGCGGAGGGCTGCTTTGACTTTGACTGTCATTACAAATTCAAG GCTGGTGAAGTGGTGGAGGTCGATGGGGAGCTGGCCAGTATCCTGACCCATTCCAGATTCAAGGAAGACTTCACTTTCAAGCCACCTGGAGGCCCCTGTGAGCCCTGTGCAGTCAAACCTAAG
- the dpcd gene encoding protein DPCD → MAVQSWIDVLKSSKKTALIHDGKRKIHYLFKGGKEMSEEYDLKTDELLVRKLRMDSTLGAQGQWLVEVGEPNAVPVASVDSEVIKENCSNPVFMRKDTKTSFQWRIRNLPYPKDVFSVTAEPSERCIIIRTSNKKYFKKFDITDLDRCQLPLDGSALSFTHANNTLIVSYKKPKEILTLEQDLLKELKNLKGTSDGDVDCKTQ, encoded by the exons ATGGCCGTGCAAAGCTGGATTGATGTCCTAAAATCATCAAAGAAAACAGCCTTGATACACGATG gaaaaagaaagatCCACTACCTCTTCAAAGGCGGTAAAGAAATGTCAGAAGAGTATGACTTGAAAACAGACGAGCTTCTTG TGAGAAAGTTGCGAATGGACAGCACACTTGGGGCTCAGGGCCAATGGCTGGTAGAGGTCGGAGAGCCAAATGCAGTACCTGTCGCTTCTGTAGATTCAGAAGTGATCAAAGAGAACTGCTCCAAC CCCGTGTTCATGCGTAAAGACACAAAGACCAGTTTTCAGTGGAGAATCCGCAACCTGCCCTACCCCAAAGATGTCTTCAGTGTCACTGCAGAGCCATCTGAGAGATGCATTATCATAAGAAcctcaaacaaaaa GTATTTTAAGAAGTTCGATATTACTGATTTGGATCGCTGTCAGCTTCCATTAGACGGCTCCGCCCTCAGCTTCACTCATGCCAATAACACTTTGATTGTCAGC TACAAGAAACCCAAGGAGATCTTAACCCTCGAACAGGACCTACTAAAGGAGCTGAAAAACCTGAAGGGGACCAGTGACGGGGATGTGGACTGCAAAACTCAGTGA
- the wbp1lb gene encoding WW domain binding protein 1-like b isoform X1: protein MRGVYSALRMGLFLHAVGSVSPTESAADRSLLHCEGVNNQTYICESGHCCGESQCCSYYYELWWFWLVWAIIFILSCCCVCHHRRTKHRLQQQQRQHEINLIAYREAHNYPSVPFYFRFLPNYLLPDYEEVVNRPPTPPPPYSALHTGPSSVASSPQAPEQQEGHCPTTQSTAVAPVSDSQSCRPSTDEPQPPTLDFQPKPDNKPLQTAQDPGRILLSDGVNREGYTSQEKRSGSGDDSCKDPLLKDLSEGCAEDKDRLAIGRRRRFTGDSGIEVCVCSTRGSSGFSGAGGTGHDGKELKELESLLGQEGEDDREGEEEAGDFCDSCGHRASFSVEEEQALGGQERRGARGPSAPPQPANQVGSATLHPPVCLLLHTINETEGPHHSTSTEPQG from the exons ATGAGGGGCGTTTATTCGGCTCTGAGGATGGGATTGTTTTTGCATGCTGTTGGCTCTGTCAGCCCCACCGAGTCCGCAGCAGACAGG AGCCTACTGCACTGTGAAGGTGTTAACAACCAGACTTACATCTGTGAGTCGGGACACTGCTGCGGGGAGTCTCAGTGCTGCAGCTACTACTATGAGCTCTGGT GGTTCTGGTTGGTGTGGgcgattattttcattttgagcTGCTGCTGCGTGTGTCACCACCGCCGcaccaaacacagactgcagcagcaACAACGACAGCACGAGATTAATCTCATCGCTTACCGTGAAGCACACAACTACCCCTCTGTGCCCTTCTACTTCA GGTTTCTGCCAAACTACCTCCTGCCTGACTATGAAGAGGTGGTCAACCGGCCTCcaactcctccccctccctacAGTGCCTTACACACAGGCCCCTCCTCTGTGGCCTCAAGTCCACAGGCTCCTGAACAGCAGGAAGGACACTGTCCAACCACCCAGTCCACTGCGGTGGCCCCGGTCTCTGACAGTCAAAGTTGCAGACCCAGCACAGATGAACCACAACCCCCCACCTTAGACTTTCAGCCAAAGCCTGATAACAAGCCCCTGCAGACAGCACAGGATCCAGGAAGGATCCTGCTGTCAGATGGGGTAAACAGGGAGGGATATACAAGCCAAGAGAAAAGAAGTGGAAGTGGGGATGACTCCTGCAAGGACCCCCTACTGAAGGACCTGTCAGAGGGTTGTGCTGAGGACAAAGATCGTCTCGCTattggaaggaggaggagattcACAGGGGACTCTGGGATtgaggtgtgtgtttgcagcacacGTGGGAGCAGCGGCTTTAGCGGAGCTGGAGGGACGGGCCACGATGGCAAGGAGCTGAAGGAACTCGAGAGCCTGCTGGGGCAGGAAGGAGAAGACgacagggagggggaggaggaggcgggcGATTTCTGCGACAGCTGCGGTCATCGAGCCTCCTTCAgtgtggaggaggagcaggcgCTGGGTGGGCAGGAGAGGCGGGGTGCACGTGGGCCGTCAGCACCTCCTCAGCCTGCTAACCAGGTGGGCAGTGCCACGCTCCACCCACCGGTGTGCCTCCTACTCCACACCATCAACGAGACGGAGGGGCCGCACCACAGCACCAGCACTGAGCCACAAGGCTGA